From the Vicinamibacteria bacterium genome, one window contains:
- the nadD gene encoding nicotinate-nucleotide adenylyltransferase, which yields MRIGFMGGTFDPIHLGHLRAAENAREGLGLDQVAFVPARIPPHRDRPLSPALDRFAMVALATAGHPHFVPSDLELEREGPSYTVDTLAALRAGRPDDALVVIVGSDTFPEMRTWKESERLFALCAVAVVGRPGEGGEQAPPLPEVRGVERVEGPGLAISSTAIRERVRRGLSVRYLVPDAVADYIAKRGLYS from the coding sequence TTGAGGATCGGTTTCATGGGCGGGACCTTCGATCCCATCCATCTCGGACACCTGCGGGCGGCGGAAAATGCGCGGGAGGGTCTGGGCCTCGACCAGGTCGCCTTTGTGCCCGCCCGCATCCCACCCCATCGAGACCGCCCCCTCTCGCCCGCCCTCGATCGCTTCGCCATGGTCGCCCTGGCCACCGCTGGCCATCCCCACTTCGTACCCTCCGACCTCGAGCTCGAGCGGGAGGGGCCGAGCTACACCGTGGACACCCTGGCCGCCTTGCGGGCCGGACGGCCGGACGACGCTCTCGTGGTGATCGTGGGCAGCGACACGTTCCCGGAGATGCGCACCTGGAAGGAGTCGGAGCGGCTGTTCGCGCTCTGCGCCGTGGCGGTGGTGGGCCGGCCGGGCGAGGGCGGGGAGCAAGCACCCCCCCTCCCGGAGGTCCGGGGCGTCGAGCGGGTCGAGGGCCCCGGCCTGGCCATCTCGTCCACCGCCATAAGGGAGCGCGTCCGGCGGGGGCTCTCCGTCCGCTACCTGGTCCCGGACGCGGTCGCGGACTACATCGCCAAGCGGGGGCTCTACTCTTGA
- a CDS encoding tetratricopeptide repeat protein — MNALLPLLWLLLAPAPDPAKSTTGAEELGFGIEVARKGLWGEARFRFEKALALNPDSAEALNDLAVALEQQGEFAKARESYEKALKKKPGSLYIQQNYDLFREADDKRNRKTKKR, encoded by the coding sequence GTGAACGCGCTTCTTCCGCTCCTTTGGCTCCTCCTCGCACCCGCCCCGGATCCGGCCAAGAGCACGACCGGTGCCGAGGAGCTGGGATTTGGGATCGAGGTGGCCCGCAAGGGCCTCTGGGGGGAAGCCCGCTTCCGCTTCGAAAAGGCGCTGGCCCTCAACCCCGACAGCGCGGAGGCTCTGAACGACTTGGCCGTGGCCCTCGAGCAACAGGGCGAGTTCGCGAAGGCCCGCGAGAGCTACGAGAAGGCCCTGAAAAAGAAGCCGGGAAGCCTTTACATCCAGCAGAACTACGACCTCTTCCGAGAGGCCGATGACAAGCGAAACCGCAAGACCAAGAAACGTTAG
- the topA gene encoding type I DNA topoisomerase yields MAKNLVIVESPAKAKTINKYLGRDYSVKASMGHVRDLPKKKLGVDVKHGFLAEYEVLATRKKVLDELKAAAKDASTIFLAADPDREGEAICWHLAEELAGKSVRARKKVRRVVFNEITKKAIDEAFRNPVEVDEKKVDAQQARRILDRLVGYKVSPILWEKVRRGLSAGRVQSVALKLICDREREIRAFVPEEYWTVLAHLAAKEPPVFPASLIKKEGKNLEIGGGEGATAVRKDLEAATFRVEKVQPKERKRNPVPPFITSKLQQEGFKKLRFPVRKTMQVAQRLYEGIELGPEGSQGLITYMRTDSTRVSADALTAVRGHIAATYGEDYVPEKPVFYRSKKDAQDAHEAIRPTYLERDPESIKKYLGKDELALYTLIWNRFVASQMRPAVYDETVVDITAGPYLLRAKGSNLRFKGFLAVYEETGEEKVDTRPPAPAGEDGEPETGGAVLPPLAVGDVLELKKLDTDQHFTQPPPRFSEASLVKEMEENGIGRPSTYASIISTIEAREYMEKREGKLYPTELGFLVTDLLVQHFHDIMNVEYTAAMELELDEIEEGRDNLLNTLNQFWKKFKKDLDNANRDMKDIKRMEEKTDEVCDKCGSPMVIKWGRYGKFLACSAYPECKNTRQLAGGEGTDSPDVHEDVAQAVCAKDGNPMVLKKGRFGPFLACTRYPECKETKRLVRGEGGKLQVEVLAPIEEKCPACGNDLMWRRGRFGAFIACSNYPTCKYIKKKEAREIGLLCPDCGQGQVVERKGRWGRFFYGCRRYPECKFTAYHKPIPEPCPDCGRPYLLEKETKKEGKVVFCGNEACHYKRAA; encoded by the coding sequence GTGGCGAAAAACCTAGTCATTGTCGAGTCCCCCGCAAAAGCCAAGACCATCAACAAGTACCTGGGCCGCGACTACAGCGTGAAGGCTTCCATGGGCCACGTCCGCGACCTCCCCAAGAAGAAGCTGGGAGTGGACGTCAAGCACGGCTTCCTCGCGGAGTACGAGGTCCTGGCCACGCGCAAGAAGGTCCTCGACGAGCTCAAGGCGGCGGCCAAGGACGCCTCCACGATTTTCCTGGCCGCCGACCCCGATCGCGAAGGGGAGGCCATCTGCTGGCATCTGGCGGAGGAGCTGGCGGGGAAGAGCGTCCGCGCGCGGAAGAAGGTCCGACGCGTGGTCTTCAACGAGATCACGAAGAAGGCCATCGACGAGGCCTTCCGGAACCCGGTGGAGGTGGACGAAAAGAAGGTCGACGCCCAGCAGGCGCGCCGCATCCTGGATCGCCTGGTCGGCTACAAGGTGAGCCCCATCCTCTGGGAGAAGGTGCGGCGGGGCCTCTCCGCGGGGCGGGTGCAGTCCGTGGCCCTGAAGCTCATCTGCGACCGCGAGCGGGAGATCCGGGCCTTCGTCCCCGAGGAGTACTGGACGGTCCTCGCCCACCTGGCGGCAAAAGAGCCGCCCGTCTTCCCCGCCAGCCTCATAAAGAAGGAGGGGAAGAACCTCGAGATCGGGGGCGGGGAGGGGGCGACGGCGGTTCGGAAGGACCTGGAGGCGGCCACCTTCCGGGTGGAAAAGGTCCAGCCCAAGGAGCGGAAGCGCAATCCCGTTCCTCCCTTCATCACCTCCAAGCTCCAGCAGGAGGGCTTCAAGAAGCTGCGCTTCCCCGTCCGCAAGACCATGCAGGTGGCCCAGCGGCTCTACGAGGGGATCGAGCTCGGGCCCGAGGGGAGCCAGGGCCTGATCACCTACATGAGGACGGACTCCACGCGGGTCTCCGCCGACGCCCTGACCGCGGTGAGGGGACACATCGCGGCCACCTACGGCGAGGACTATGTACCCGAGAAGCCGGTCTTCTACCGGAGCAAGAAGGATGCGCAGGACGCGCACGAGGCGATAAGGCCGACCTACCTCGAGCGAGACCCCGAGTCCATCAAGAAGTATCTGGGCAAAGACGAGCTGGCCCTGTACACCCTCATCTGGAACCGCTTCGTGGCCTCCCAGATGCGTCCCGCGGTCTACGACGAGACGGTGGTGGACATCACGGCCGGGCCGTACCTGCTGCGGGCCAAGGGCTCCAACCTGAGATTCAAGGGATTCCTGGCCGTCTACGAGGAGACCGGGGAGGAGAAGGTGGACACCCGGCCCCCCGCCCCGGCCGGAGAGGATGGGGAGCCGGAGACGGGGGGGGCCGTGCTGCCGCCCCTGGCCGTGGGCGATGTGCTCGAGCTGAAGAAGCTCGACACCGACCAGCACTTCACCCAGCCCCCGCCCCGGTTCAGCGAGGCCAGCCTGGTGAAGGAGATGGAGGAGAACGGGATCGGGCGTCCCAGCACCTACGCCTCCATCATCTCCACCATCGAAGCCCGCGAGTACATGGAGAAGCGGGAGGGCAAGCTCTACCCCACCGAGCTCGGGTTTCTGGTCACGGATCTCCTGGTCCAGCACTTCCACGACATCATGAACGTCGAGTACACGGCGGCCATGGAGCTGGAGCTCGACGAGATAGAGGAGGGGCGGGACAACCTCCTCAACACCCTGAACCAGTTCTGGAAGAAGTTCAAGAAGGATCTCGACAACGCCAACCGCGACATGAAGGACATCAAGCGGATGGAGGAGAAGACGGACGAGGTCTGCGACAAGTGCGGCTCTCCCATGGTGATCAAGTGGGGCCGCTACGGGAAGTTCCTGGCTTGCTCCGCCTATCCCGAGTGCAAGAACACCCGCCAGCTCGCGGGCGGGGAGGGGACCGACTCTCCCGATGTGCACGAGGACGTGGCCCAGGCGGTCTGCGCCAAGGACGGCAACCCCATGGTCCTGAAGAAGGGCCGGTTCGGCCCCTTCCTGGCTTGCACGCGCTACCCGGAGTGCAAGGAGACCAAGCGCCTGGTGCGGGGAGAGGGGGGCAAGCTCCAGGTGGAAGTCCTGGCTCCCATCGAGGAGAAGTGCCCCGCCTGCGGCAACGACCTCATGTGGCGCCGGGGGCGCTTCGGGGCCTTCATCGCCTGCAGCAACTATCCCACCTGCAAGTACATCAAGAAGAAGGAAGCCCGGGAGATAGGCCTTTTGTGCCCGGACTGCGGCCAGGGCCAAGTGGTGGAGCGAAAGGGACGCTGGGGGCGCTTCTTCTATGGTTGCCGGCGCTACCCGGAGTGCAAGTTCACGGCCTACCACAAGCCCATCCCCGAGCCCTGCCCGGACTGCGGCCGCCCCTACCTTCTCGAGAAAGAGACCAAGAAAGAGGGCAAGGTCGTCTTCTGCGGCAACGAGGCCTGCCACTACAAGCGCGCGGCTTGA
- a CDS encoding phosphoribosyltransferase family protein, with product MSLLSAGTARRLVEPVLAVVFPSLCRVCTEPLALRGGPLCDPCWQALPRHRGPTCACGMAGRGTPCGRCRRGLQPLAAGASLGPYEGGLRALVHELSDRGRPRLAARLAETLLADGAARRVLSTGGLLVPIPLHPRRRRERGFSPSALLARELARRSGLPCSEEALVRRLDTPPPAGLSAARRRKDMALAFAVRRRTKIAGRVVVLVDDVLATGATARACARALRAAGAAEVRLLTVARVA from the coding sequence GTGAGCCTGCTCTCCGCGGGCACCGCCCGCCGCCTGGTGGAGCCGGTCCTGGCCGTGGTCTTCCCTTCCCTCTGCCGGGTCTGCACGGAGCCCCTCGCGCTCCGGGGGGGCCCGCTCTGCGATCCGTGTTGGCAGGCGCTGCCCCGCCACCGCGGCCCCACGTGCGCCTGCGGAATGGCCGGCCGGGGCACCCCTTGCGGGCGCTGTCGGCGCGGCCTCCAGCCCCTGGCCGCGGGGGCCAGCCTGGGCCCCTACGAGGGCGGGCTTCGCGCTCTGGTCCACGAGCTTTCCGACCGGGGGCGACCCCGGTTAGCGGCGCGGCTGGCGGAAACGCTCCTCGCGGACGGGGCCGCGCGTCGGGTGCTGTCCACGGGGGGCCTCCTCGTGCCCATCCCCCTCCACCCGCGGCGCCGGCGCGAGCGGGGCTTCAGCCCGTCCGCGCTTTTGGCCCGCGAGCTGGCGCGGCGCAGCGGCCTGCCCTGCTCGGAGGAGGCCCTGGTGCGGCGCCTGGACACCCCGCCCCCGGCCGGCCTCTCCGCGGCCCGGCGACGGAAGGACATGGCCCTGGCCTTCGCGGTGAGGCGGCGGACAAAGATCGCGGGGCGGGTGGTCGTCCTCGTGGACGACGTGCTCGCCACCGGGGCCACTGCCCGGGCCTGCGCGAGGGCTCTGCGGGCCGCGGGCGCGGCCGAGGTCCGACTCTTGACGGTGGCGAGGGTCGCTTAG
- the obgE gene encoding GTPase ObgE: MFVDQVKIFVKGGDGGRGCSSFRREPYVPKGGPDGGVGGGGGDVVLLAVSHQNTLLPLRYHTEFRAERGGHGGSGNRTGRRGEDLLVSVPPGTSARQEDTGERLGEVLRDGERLLLARGGRGGRGNRSYLSNRNKAPREAEPGQPGEERWLILDLSLIADVGLLGVPNAGKSTLLSRISAARPKVADYPFTTLTPVLGVVEVEEASFVVADIPGILEGAHAGAGLGLRFLRHVERTRVLLHVVDASGTSGRDPVADLRTVRDEVRAWDPALLTRPQLLVATKRDAVTEPDPLPALLEEARGLGMEVVPVSAVTGAGLLELKRALARRVEMARTTPVDALVERA; encoded by the coding sequence ATGTTCGTCGACCAAGTCAAAATCTTCGTCAAGGGGGGAGACGGGGGGCGCGGCTGCTCCAGCTTCCGACGGGAGCCCTATGTTCCCAAGGGCGGTCCCGACGGCGGCGTGGGCGGGGGGGGAGGCGACGTCGTCCTCCTAGCCGTCTCCCACCAGAACACGCTTCTCCCCCTGCGCTACCACACGGAGTTCCGGGCCGAGCGCGGAGGGCATGGCGGCTCCGGGAACCGGACCGGCCGGCGAGGGGAGGACCTGCTGGTTTCCGTTCCCCCCGGGACCTCGGCCCGCCAGGAGGACACCGGCGAGCGCCTGGGCGAGGTCCTGCGCGACGGGGAGCGCCTGCTTCTGGCCCGGGGCGGGAGGGGGGGCCGCGGCAACCGGTCGTACCTCTCGAACCGCAACAAGGCGCCCCGCGAGGCGGAGCCCGGCCAGCCGGGGGAGGAGCGCTGGCTGATCCTGGACCTGAGCCTGATCGCCGACGTGGGGCTCCTGGGGGTGCCCAACGCGGGCAAGTCCACCCTGCTCTCGCGCATCTCCGCGGCCCGGCCCAAGGTGGCGGATTACCCCTTCACCACCCTCACCCCCGTGCTGGGCGTGGTGGAGGTGGAGGAGGCCAGCTTCGTGGTGGCGGACATCCCGGGCATCCTGGAAGGGGCGCACGCGGGGGCAGGCCTGGGCTTGCGCTTCCTGCGCCACGTGGAGCGCACGCGGGTGCTCTTGCATGTGGTGGACGCCTCCGGCACCAGCGGCCGCGATCCCGTGGCCGACCTCCGCACCGTGCGCGATGAGGTGCGCGCCTGGGACCCCGCGCTCCTCACCCGCCCGCAGCTCCTGGTCGCGACCAAGCGCGACGCGGTGACGGAGCCCGACCCCCTGCCCGCCCTCCTCGAGGAGGCCCGCGGCCTGGGGATGGAGGTCGTGCCCGTGTCCGCGGTCACGGGGGCGGGGCTCCTGGAGCTGAAGCGGGCGCTCGCCCGTCGGGTGGAGATGGCGCGGACGACACCCGTGGACGCTCTCGTGGAGCGCGCTTGA
- a CDS encoding TraR/DksA family transcriptional regulator, which yields MTMEQKKLKLFRDKLVQKKQDILEAYNKNKTYGKEADEEGAQDIADKASNSYTKEFLFSLSNTERDLLRMVDEALGRIDGRRFGYCVSCEDEMNQKRLDAVPWARHCLPCQEKQEQGLL from the coding sequence ATGACAATGGAACAAAAGAAGCTCAAGCTCTTCCGGGACAAGCTGGTCCAAAAAAAGCAGGACATCCTGGAGGCGTACAACAAGAACAAGACCTACGGCAAGGAAGCCGACGAGGAGGGGGCCCAGGACATCGCCGACAAGGCCTCGAACTCCTATACCAAGGAATTCCTGTTCAGCCTGTCCAACACGGAGCGGGACCTCTTGCGGATGGTCGACGAGGCTCTGGGCCGCATCGACGGCCGCCGGTTTGGGTACTGCGTCTCATGTGAGGACGAGATGAACCAAAAGCGGCTGGACGCCGTGCCCTGGGCCCGCCACTGCCTGCCCTGTCAGGAGAAGCAGGAGCAGGGGCTGCTGTGA
- the trmFO gene encoding methylenetetrahydrofolate--tRNA-(uracil(54)-C(5))-methyltransferase (FADH(2)-oxidizing) TrmFO: MSSPVTIVGGGLAGSEAAWQLARRGVKVELHEMRPTRPTPVHQTSNLAELVCSNSLRGNALDQAAGLLKEEMRRLDSLIIRVADEVRVPAGSALAVDRGLFAERVTAAVNALPGVTIHRDEVLRIPDAPVSIVATGPLTSEALAQDVAAFVGQAHLYFYDAVSPVVEAESIDFSKTFRASRYGKGGDDYVNCPLTEAGYHAFQEALIAAECATLHDFEHELFFEGCLPLEVMARRGPETLRFGPLKPVGLNDPRTGARPFAVVQLRQDNLAASHFSIVGFQTQLKWGEQKRVFQMIPGLEGAEFVRHGMIHRNTYVNAPATLEPTFETRRRPGLFFAGQMSGVEGYVESAASGLMAGIGAAFRSQGGAPPVFPEDTALGALGRYIARSDPRHYQPTNIAFGLLPDLPVRIRDKARKRLAMAQRALDSLRRFAPRLQEGVATPAPRAATTV, from the coding sequence ATGAGCTCGCCGGTGACGATCGTCGGGGGCGGCCTCGCGGGCAGCGAGGCCGCGTGGCAGCTGGCCCGGCGCGGGGTAAAGGTGGAGCTCCACGAGATGCGGCCCACCCGCCCCACCCCGGTTCACCAGACCTCTAACCTGGCCGAGCTCGTCTGCTCGAACAGCCTGCGGGGGAACGCGCTCGACCAGGCGGCCGGCCTCCTCAAGGAGGAGATGCGGCGGCTGGACTCCCTGATCATCCGGGTGGCGGACGAGGTCCGGGTGCCGGCGGGGAGTGCGCTCGCGGTCGACCGCGGTCTCTTCGCGGAAAGGGTCACCGCGGCCGTGAACGCCCTACCCGGGGTCACCATCCATCGGGACGAGGTGCTCCGCATCCCCGACGCACCCGTCTCGATCGTGGCCACCGGGCCCTTGACCTCGGAGGCGCTGGCCCAGGACGTGGCCGCTTTCGTGGGCCAGGCCCACCTCTACTTTTATGACGCGGTGAGCCCGGTCGTGGAGGCGGAGAGCATCGACTTCAGCAAGACCTTCCGAGCCTCGCGCTACGGCAAGGGGGGGGATGACTACGTGAACTGCCCCCTTACGGAGGCTGGGTACCACGCCTTCCAGGAGGCCCTGATCGCGGCCGAGTGCGCCACCCTCCACGACTTCGAGCACGAGCTCTTCTTCGAGGGCTGCCTCCCGCTCGAGGTCATGGCCCGCCGGGGCCCCGAGACCCTGCGCTTCGGCCCCCTGAAGCCGGTGGGCCTCAACGACCCCCGCACGGGCGCCCGCCCCTTCGCGGTGGTCCAGCTCCGCCAGGACAACCTGGCGGCCAGCCATTTCTCGATCGTGGGCTTCCAGACCCAGCTCAAGTGGGGCGAGCAGAAGCGCGTCTTTCAGATGATCCCCGGCCTGGAGGGGGCGGAGTTCGTGCGCCACGGGATGATCCACCGGAACACCTACGTCAACGCCCCCGCCACCCTCGAGCCCACCTTCGAGACCCGGCGGCGCCCGGGCCTCTTCTTCGCGGGTCAGATGTCGGGGGTCGAGGGATACGTCGAATCCGCGGCCTCCGGACTCATGGCGGGCATCGGCGCCGCCTTCCGGTCCCAGGGCGGCGCCCCCCCCGTCTTCCCGGAAGACACCGCCCTGGGAGCGCTCGGCCGCTACATCGCCCGGAGCGATCCCCGCCACTATCAGCCCACCAACATTGCCTTCGGCTTGCTGCCCGACCTTCCCGTCCGCATCCGGGACAAGGCGCGCAAGCGCCTGGCCATGGCGCAGCGAGCCCTGGACAGCCTGCGACGGTTCGCTCCGCGGCTCCAGGAGGGCGTAGCAACCCCCGCGCCCCGGGCCGCCACCACCGTCTAG
- the rplU gene encoding 50S ribosomal protein L21, producing MYAIIRTGGKQYRVQAGDVVRVERLAAAVGASVTLDDVLLIGDEGSTRIGAPRVENASVQGTVVEQDRDAKIRIFKYKKRKHYRRTKGHRQSFTAVRIDRVQA from the coding sequence GTGTACGCGATCATCCGGACGGGCGGCAAGCAGTATCGGGTCCAGGCCGGGGATGTCGTCCGCGTGGAGCGCCTGGCGGCGGCGGTGGGAGCGAGCGTCACCCTGGACGACGTGCTCCTGATCGGGGACGAGGGCTCGACCCGAATCGGCGCCCCCCGGGTGGAGAACGCCTCCGTCCAGGGAACCGTGGTGGAGCAGGACCGGGACGCCAAGATCCGTATCTTCAAGTACAAGAAGCGCAAGCACTACCGCAGAACCAAGGGACACCGTCAGTCCTTCACCGCGGTCCGGATCGACCGCGTCCAGGCCTAG
- the xerC gene encoding tyrosine recombinase XerC: MQRAVAAFLRHLEDERNASPHTVRAYGEDLKQFRAHLRAAVGREAHPRDVDHLLIRSFLAHLHERGVKKATAARKLASLRTFFRFLCREGTVERNPARALLSPRTERRIPAHLEEAEVAAFLDLPGVTDGALRNRAILELLYATGIRCAELVGLDLGEVDLDARLVRVLGKGRKERVVPFGTVARAALMAYLPARSRAQPRTDALFVNLRGGRLTDRSIRMIFSRRLGETALAKKMSPHTLRHSFATHLLERGADLRTIQELLGHSSLSTTQRYTHVDARHILQIYREHHPRAS; encoded by the coding sequence ATGCAGCGAGCGGTGGCCGCGTTCCTCCGGCACCTTGAGGACGAGCGAAACGCCTCCCCCCACACCGTCCGCGCCTACGGGGAGGATCTCAAACAGTTCCGCGCCCACCTGCGGGCGGCCGTGGGGAGGGAGGCCCACCCGCGAGACGTCGATCACCTCCTCATACGCTCCTTCCTGGCCCACCTCCATGAGCGGGGGGTCAAGAAGGCGACCGCGGCCCGGAAGCTGGCCAGCCTGCGGACCTTCTTCCGCTTCCTCTGCCGCGAGGGGACGGTGGAGCGGAACCCGGCCCGGGCCCTGCTGTCGCCCCGCACCGAGCGTCGGATCCCCGCCCACCTCGAGGAAGCGGAGGTGGCCGCGTTCCTGGACCTGCCCGGAGTGACCGACGGGGCGCTCAGGAACCGCGCCATCTTGGAGCTCCTCTATGCCACCGGGATCCGATGCGCCGAGCTCGTGGGCCTGGACCTGGGCGAGGTGGATCTCGACGCGCGGCTGGTCCGAGTCCTGGGAAAGGGGAGAAAGGAGCGGGTCGTCCCGTTCGGCACCGTCGCCCGGGCCGCTCTCATGGCCTACCTGCCCGCCCGCTCGCGCGCCCAGCCACGGACCGACGCCCTCTTCGTCAACCTCCGCGGGGGGCGATTGACAGATAGAAGTATTCGTATGATCTTCAGCAGGCGGCTGGGGGAGACGGCCCTGGCAAAGAAGATGAGCCCCCACACGCTCCGCCACAGCTTCGCGACCCATCTCTTGGAGCGGGGCGCGGATCTGCGTACGATTCAAGAGCTTCTGGGGCATAGCAGCCTCTCGACCACCCAGAGATACACCCATGTGGATGCTCGACATATACTGCAGATTTACAGAGAGCATCATCCGCGAGCATCCTGA
- the rsfS gene encoding ribosome silencing factor encodes MINALKVAAHSALGKKAEDVVVLDLRRGAAFTDYFLLASGTSQRQILAIADAVLEALRGEGYRPDHMEGYPRQEWILLDYSAFVVHIFTPRMRSFYDLERLWGGATRVEIAG; translated from the coding sequence TTGATCAACGCCCTCAAGGTCGCCGCGCACTCCGCCCTGGGCAAGAAAGCGGAGGACGTGGTCGTGCTCGACCTCCGGCGCGGGGCCGCGTTCACGGATTACTTCCTGCTCGCCTCGGGAACGAGCCAGAGGCAGATCCTGGCCATCGCGGACGCGGTCCTGGAGGCGCTGCGCGGGGAGGGCTATCGCCCCGACCACATGGAGGGATACCCGCGCCAGGAATGGATCCTGCTCGACTACTCGGCGTTCGTGGTTCACATCTTCACCCCCCGCATGCGGAGCTTCTACGACCTGGAGCGGCTCTGGGGGGGGGCCACCCGGGTGGAGATAGCGGGATGA
- a CDS encoding RNA polymerase sigma factor — MVSPSDAELIERCLRKDNSAWDQVVARFRRKIFHIAYKFTGKHDEAEDLTQEIFFKVFKSLDKFNRDADFSTWLSSVARNYCIDHYRASKREREVLVEDLVAFDLAPASSGNPHRALEDQDRRSFLRRGLDMLPDKLREAVVLRDLQGLSYQEMADRLELPEGTVKSRINRGREELSRLLLRAQQPLRGKRGRVAARRGPEVR; from the coding sequence ATGGTGTCCCCTTCCGACGCTGAGCTCATCGAGCGCTGCCTCCGGAAGGACAACTCGGCGTGGGACCAGGTCGTCGCCCGTTTCCGGCGGAAGATCTTCCACATCGCCTACAAGTTCACCGGGAAACACGACGAGGCGGAGGACCTGACCCAGGAGATCTTCTTCAAGGTCTTCAAGAGCCTGGACAAGTTCAACCGCGACGCCGACTTCTCCACTTGGCTGAGCAGCGTGGCCCGCAACTATTGCATCGACCACTATCGCGCGAGCAAGCGGGAGCGCGAGGTGCTGGTCGAGGACCTGGTGGCCTTCGACCTCGCCCCCGCCTCCTCCGGCAACCCTCATCGGGCCCTCGAGGACCAGGACCGGCGCAGCTTTCTCCGCCGGGGACTGGACATGCTCCCCGACAAGCTGAGGGAGGCGGTCGTGCTGCGGGACCTGCAGGGCCTGAGCTACCAGGAGATGGCGGACCGCCTGGAACTGCCGGAGGGGACCGTGAAGAGCCGCATCAACCGCGGACGCGAGGAGCTCTCCCGCCTCCTGCTCCGGGCCCAGCAGCCGTTGCGGGGGAAGAGGGGCCGGGTGGCCGCGCGCAGAGGTCCGGAGGTGAGGTGA
- a CDS encoding sigma-54 dependent transcriptional regulator, with the protein MSPASLREGLTGVVAESPAMRELLPVILRLAEAKSAVLLEGESGTGKDLVAHWLHYAGARRDGPLIKVHCPSIPEDLLESELFGHERGAFTDAKQAKLGKIEMAAGGTLYFDQAQELSMALQAKLLRVVEERSFERLGGTRTIEVDVRVVSSSSVDLREAVGAGRFREDLFHRLNVVPLKLPPLRNRREDIRPLAELFLLRERERGTTKAKDFDPEAAQALRGYLWPGNVRELRSVVERAALYSAGEAILPAALPGFILEQPSTLWAGRDRRPSLKDVQQAYIRYVLDQVGGSQTRAAAILGISRKALWEKRRRFGIP; encoded by the coding sequence ATGAGCCCGGCCTCGCTGCGCGAGGGCTTGACCGGGGTGGTGGCGGAGTCCCCCGCCATGCGCGAGCTCCTGCCCGTGATCCTGCGGCTGGCCGAGGCCAAGAGCGCGGTCCTCCTCGAAGGGGAGAGCGGCACCGGCAAGGACCTGGTCGCCCATTGGCTGCACTACGCCGGGGCCCGCCGCGACGGCCCCCTCATCAAGGTCCACTGCCCCTCGATTCCGGAGGACCTCCTGGAGTCGGAGCTGTTTGGCCACGAGCGGGGGGCCTTCACGGACGCCAAGCAGGCCAAGCTGGGCAAGATCGAGATGGCGGCGGGGGGGACCCTCTACTTCGACCAGGCCCAGGAGCTCTCCATGGCGCTGCAGGCCAAGCTCCTGCGGGTGGTGGAGGAGAGGTCCTTCGAGCGACTGGGGGGAACGCGCACCATCGAGGTGGACGTGCGCGTCGTGTCCTCCTCCAGCGTGGACCTGCGGGAGGCGGTGGGGGCCGGACGCTTCCGGGAGGACCTCTTTCACCGTCTGAACGTCGTCCCCTTGAAGCTGCCCCCTTTGCGCAACCGGCGGGAGGACATCCGGCCCCTGGCCGAGCTCTTCCTGCTCCGCGAGAGGGAGAGGGGGACGACCAAAGCCAAAGACTTCGACCCCGAGGCGGCGCAGGCCCTCCGGGGCTACCTGTGGCCCGGCAACGTGCGTGAGCTGCGGTCGGTGGTGGAACGGGCCGCCCTGTATTCGGCGGGAGAGGCGATCCTGCCCGCGGCCCTGCCTGGATTCATCCTCGAGCAGCCCTCGACCCTGTGGGCGGGGCGGGACCGCCGCCCCTCCCTGAAAGACGTGCAGCAGGCCTACATCCGTTACGTGCTGGACCAGGTGGGGGGCAGCCAGACCCGCGCCGCCGCCATCCTGGGCATCAGCCGCAAGGCGCTCTGGGAGAAACGTCGACGCTTTGGGATCCCTTAA
- the rpmA gene encoding 50S ribosomal protein L27: MAHKKGQGSSRNGRDSNSQRLGVKRFGGEQVKSGTIIIRQHGTTWKPGKNVGLAKDHTLFALLEGVVKFEDHGSRGQRVSVLPAAS; encoded by the coding sequence ATGGCGCACAAGAAGGGGCAGGGCTCGAGCCGCAACGGGCGCGACAGCAATTCGCAGCGCCTGGGCGTGAAGCGATTCGGCGGTGAGCAGGTGAAGAGCGGCACGATCATCATCCGTCAGCACGGCACCACGTGGAAGCCGGGGAAGAATGTGGGGCTGGCCAAGGACCACACCCTCTTCGCGCTTTTGGAGGGGGTCGTGAAGTTCGAGGACCACGGCTCCCGCGGGCAAAGGGTGAGCGTGCTCCCGGCCGCGAGTTAG